ACTACCGACTTTTTTCGACCACAAGAAACTATCGACTTTGGAGAGAAAGCCAGCAATTAGATAAGAATGTGACATCAATTTGGAGCTATTCTCACACACTTCATCTGTACACACTATCTCCATCTTGGCTAATCACCATCGGCTGAATCAAAATTTCCATACATTTTGACCCGTCAAATCTCGAATCACATGCGCatctttcaaaatttagtttacaCAATAGATTAAAACTAATAGAAAAGGAAAACATAATATGTGATGCAGCATATCTTATGATTTTTTTGCGTCCTATATAATCCtactatataaaaataaataaataaatcaaatctaatcacatatattttctaattttgtcttaattaataattaattatgaaacttaaaaataaaataaaaatagatgaATTGGATTCGTTTCACCTTTTTCTGAGCCAACTTGCGCAGCTTAGGAAGTTCCTCCATCAACCGAGCCATGGTCCGACGAATTTCCACATACGTCGCAACCGCCACAGCCCGATTACTCTCCATCGCAGCCTTCTCGGCCTTCTTCACATTCCGACACACAATCAAATTGTTCgaaaatttaaattattattatattaattgaATGGAACTTAGACGACTCGGATGATACATCGATCCTCAAAGCATTAAGGAACAATTGTCAAAACATTGTGAACTGCTAAATGCTTACTGCCAAACGTCGGGGAAGGAGATTAGCTTATGAAATTCGGTAGTCTATTTCAGTGCTAATTGATACAATCCAAATCTGTAACCCCTTAATCAACCTGCAAGTCACAGaggatagagagggagagggaaggaagagagagagagagagcagagctcttgaattgttttttggttttgtaTTTCTGTTTGTAAATTCTGATCTTCACATTAGAGGAAGCTGGCTCCTTTTATACAGACTCTACTCCTTAAAATGCCAGCTGGCATATTTAACAATTCTTAACAATTCAAATTAAAGCATAAACCTCAATTACATTTTGGGTTCATAACACTAATACGCCGGTGGAGACTGAGAGGAGCTTAGTGCTTTACTGGAAATGCCGACGATCCAGGAAAATACTTGGGTATCCCAGCGGTTTGGGTAGATAAAAATAGAGAACCCTAGCTTATGTCAGAGACCGTATATTGGGGAAAATCCGTGGAGCCAATCCTTGGTCGTATTTTGAAGCTTGGGAACTCctttcaagcatgttcatggtcTTGGGTCCCAAGTTCGGCAAATGAAACGGCACATTTCGTCGTGACGCACCATAGAGCAGAGATGCGCTACTTAGTCTGGGTCGAAAGACCCCCATCTTCGTTTGTGAGAATTTTGAGCATAGAAGTTTTTGAAACATCAGAAGGGAAGTACAGTTGCTATATTTATCCATGGGCAAATAATCCCTGTTCGCTAAATCGTAACAATCAATTGTACCTTGTTTTCTACCAAGGAAGAATGTAGATTTATGCCAAAAGTCTTGTAAATCAGTAGTTAATCTTCCAATTCTCAACCATATATGAGGTGAGTAGATTTGCatttgttcatcattcatcatattCTGTATTTCACCCAAAAAGGACCAAGGGCATGGTTTTCTGAGCATACAACAACAGTCGATGTACAAACAATGACAAATGAAGTGCACATCCATTCCTACTTATCTTCGGAAGAGGCAATGATTAGCGGAGATCATACAGCAGATACCGACTATCTTTCAGGATAATTTTCATTTAATGAAACAGCAACCAGCAAAGAAAACATGCTTTACGCATAAAAGAGATGCACACAAAAGGGAGATGCAACGATTTATATGATATTATCAACTCCGTCAAGAACAAAGCACAAAACAAGGAACATATCAGCAAAAGAGGGCTTGTATGCAGATGAAAATTATCAAAAAAAGGGCTTGTATGCAAATGTTGATGAACCCTTTTGTATGCAAACAAAAGGGAGATATGCAACGATTTATACCATTTTTCCTTGGATCCCCTTTTTTCCAATTCCAGTTCTTATTAGCAAAAGTCTACTTGTTTTCTCTCATCACGAATCTCCCAAGTTTGCACAAttctgttttccttttaatcttttaaatttctacaaattcaaaactATTGGATCTTCTCGACCATTCAATGTAATTATGTCACACTTCAACATTAGAGAGCAAAATAACGAAAGGCTAAATATTACTCGATTTTGATCCAAACACAATCCAAGACCCAACAGATCccaactttaaaacaaaattgaaacccTAACAACGTCAACTCTGCGAAAATTTACAGAGCAAAGCGAAAACAAAGCATTCGTGTCATTGAATTACCGATTAAGCTCCGAATCCGAACCCGATCCCAACCAGGACTCAGAACTCAAGCTCCGCCACCAGATCGGTGGAGGTACAGCTTGCCGAACACATGAAGAGCCGTGACGAAGCCTATGAAGCAGAGGCTCATGACGAGGACAACAGTCGGGGTGATCTTCAAGCCAGGAGCGTCGTCCGTGTAGAACCTCAGCATGTTGTTTCCGGCACCTGATCCGCCTCCTCCTCCGCCGATGCTTCCGGAGCCGGTGGAGCCTCCGACACGACGGCGACGCATTCCAGCAGTCGCGGCGGCCGAGCCCCGCGGAGCCATGACGCCGGGGCGCGCAGTCGCAGAGGACGACGACGCTTGGGACTGAGATGAACCTCGAGCCATTGTTAGGACAACACGAAGAGGGCGTGAGctacaaagagagagagagagagagagagagagagagagagagagagcgcaaCCGAGCAAATGAAGAAAATTTAGGGAGTGTAATTAATGTGGACAATACTTAATTATGACTTTTGTTTACTTCTTTATGGATGGGTTAGACATGTCAaattcaaggttctaaaaaacattAGAAGTTAGTTGGGCGGTAGGTTACGACCTAGTGTTTAAACGGTTAAGCGGAGCcagacggatttaagtaaatctattatatttcgtacAAGTAAATGTCTGCTTAtagttaaaatatatataatttcatcataatctacaaaatagaatgacatatatattataaagtatTTGAATATAATGAAACCATGAGGAACAAGAATATAATATATGTTTATTTAGGTattgtttggtatgcagacgggacgggacggaatggaatgggacgggacaggacgggacggaacggagaaGGAGCAAAGATGACCtcagatggaaacaaggaggaggaagaaggagacagaaatgttataattttgtgttccacataTATGGAATGAGTCATTCCAGGGGGTAaggtggaacgaaaattcacccaaaattcgttccatggaacagcgcgttccacccgttttaggcgcaTCAAACGTGAGATGGAACGCCTTGTCCCACTCCGTTCTgttccgtcccacgtaccaaacggaaCCTTAAGTacgcaacaagtctcttacaatttattaaaaaaataaaatgcaaactaAAAGTTATATAGTTTCTATTCAAGTGAGTCATGACCAAGGCGAGTGTCTAGGCGAGTCTGGACAGGCTAGGCGGGTGCCTCAGCAGATCTAGgcgccatttcttaattttcaaatgcctagacattaatcggggcggtgaccagccgcctagtgcctaggcggtgctaggcgaggatttttagaacactggttAAATTATAATGAATGGCTAAGCGTGATAACTTGAAGTCTTATGTCGAAAATTGTATTCCTCCAAATAAagtgtcaaattttttttaattatataaaattttaaattgttgtatttattataaaaaatagttgaaacaaaatttttattggtTGAAATGTTAGTTAAATAAGGAAAATACCATTAAAATTAATAAGATCCGCAAAATCTTCAAATTCAGTCAATAAATAACACTTCAATTGGAAGAATTTTTTATGTTAATATGTACAGTGACATTTCCACCTagaatttaacattaattttaaaGACGCTCTTAGTCAAACTGTGATATTGAAAATAAATATGGACCGCCTAGGGAAGGCCAGTGAAGTTACTAAAACAGCTACAGTTGGATCAACGGAACCAGATCAAGTGCCAAAAATTGGAAAAGGATCGTCTCCGGATTCCTTCCTCCTAATCTATCAAGTTTGAAGAtccggatcgttgaaatttgattaaacggctaaagttattataatttttaaaatgagcctctgtttgtagctgttggatcaaatttcaacggtccggaTTTCCAGACTTGATGGATTGGGAAGAAGAGATCCGAAGAATATCCCTTTTCCCA
This window of the Malus domestica chromosome 03, GDT2T_hap1 genome carries:
- the LOC103418826 gene encoding protein transport protein Sec61 subunit beta-like: MARGSSQSQASSSSATARPGVMAPRGSAAATAGMRRRRVGGSTGSGSIGGGGGGSGAGNNMLRFYTDDAPGLKITPTVVLVMSLCFIGFVTALHVFGKLYLHRSGGGA